A single window of Melospiza georgiana isolate bMelGeo1 chromosome 6, bMelGeo1.pri, whole genome shotgun sequence DNA harbors:
- the KCNA4 gene encoding potassium voltage-gated channel subfamily A member 4, translated as MEVAMVSADSSGCNTHMPYGYAAQARARERERLAQSRAAAAAAVAAATAAVEGGAAGGGGPYHHYHQEQARGASSSRSGSLPRRQSGKRRKKGKKRSHHLGSRECGASFPCSELLPLSGSEERILKDLSEEEEEDEDEDEDDEEEGKLYYSDDYGEDEFSYSDQPPDDGGGPGGYSSVRYSEYECCERVVINVSGLRFETQLKTLAQFPETLLGDPAKRGRYFDPLRNEYFFDRNRPSFDAILYYYQSGGRLKRPVNVPFDIFSEEVKFYQLGEEAMLKFREDEGFVKEEEEKVLPENEFKRQVWLLFEYPESSSPARGIAIVSVLVILISIVIFCLETLPEFRDDKEFVMSLSLGKGLSNESLRLDAGEHTIFNDPFFIVETVCIIWFSFEFTVRCFACPSKAHFFKNVMNIIDIVSILPYFITLGTDLAQEQGSQQAMSFAILRIIRLVRVFRIFKLSRHSKGLQILGHTLRASMRELGLLIFFLFIGVILFSSAVYFAEADEPATHFQSIPDAFWWAVVTMTTVGYGDMKPITVGGKIVGSLCAIAGVLTIALPVPVIVSNFNYFYHRETENEEHTQMMQNAVSCPYLPTNLLKKFRSASSSSTEDKSEYLEMEEGVKESLCVKETKSQDTGNSSESEKKNCVNSNSVETDV; from the coding sequence ATGGAGGTGGCCATGGTGAGCGCCGACAGCTCCGGCTGCAACACCCACATGCCCTACGGCTACGCGGCCCAGGCGCGGGCCCGCGAGCGGGAGCGCCTGGCCCAGTcccgggcagcggcggcggcggccgtgGCGGCGGCCACGGCAGCGGTGGAAGGTGGGGCGGCGGGCGGAGGGGGGCCCTACCACCACTACCACCAGGAGCAGGCCCGCGGGGCCTCCTCCTCGCGCTCAGGCAGCCTGCCCCGCCGGCAGAGCGgcaagaggaggaagaagggcAAGAAGAGGAGCCACcacctgggcagcagggagtgtggggcctccttcccctgctccgAGCTGCTGCCGCTCAGTGGTTCCGAGGAGAGGATACTGAAGGACTTgagcgaggaggaggaggaggacgaagATGAGGATGAAGACGAcgaggaggaagggaagctctACTACAGCGATGACTATGGGGAGGATGAGTTTTCCTACTCGGACCAGCCGCCCGATGACGGGGGAGGCCCCGGGGGTTACAGCTCCGTGCGCTACAGCGAGTACGAGTGCTGCGAGCGCGTGGTGATCAACGTATCGGGGCTGCGCTTTGAGACCCAGCTGAAGACCTTGGCTCAGTTCCCGGAGACGCTGCTGGGGGACCCAGCCAAGAGGGGCAGGTACTTTGATCCTCTCAGGAACGAGTACTTCTTCGACAGGAACCGGCCCAGCTTTGACGCCATCCTGTACTACTACCAGAGCGGTGGCCGGCTGAAGAGGCCGGTCAATGTGCCCTTTGACATCTTCTCTGAGGAGGTAAAGTTCTACCAGCTTGGGGAGGAGGCCATGCTCAAGTTCAGGGAGGATGAAGGTTTTGtcaaagaggaagaggaaaaggttTTGCCGGAGAATGAGTTTAAGAGGCAGGTGTGGCTGCTGTTTGAGTACCCGGAAAGCTCCAGTCCAGCCAGAGGCATCGCCATTGTCTCTGTCTTGGTCATTTTGATCTCCATCGTCATCTTTTGTCTGGAGACTTTACCAGAGTTCAGAGATGACAAGGAATTTGTCATGTCCCTGAGCTTAGGGAAGGGACTTTCCAACGAGTCTCTCCGCCTGGACGCCGGGGAGCACACCATCTTCAATGACCCTTTTTTCATTGTAGAGACCGTGTGCATCATCTGGTTCTCCTTCGAGTTTACAGTGCGCTGCTTTGCGTGTCCCAGCAAAGCACACTTCTTCAAGAACGTCATGAACATCATAGACATTGTGTCCATCTTGCCTTACTTCATCACCCTGGGCACGGACCTGGcgcaggagcagggcagccagcaggCCATGTCCTTTGCCATCCTGAGGATCATCCGTCTGGTCAGGGTGTTTCGCATCTTCAAGCTCTCCAGGCACTCCAAGGGTTTGCAGATCCTGGGTCACACGCTCAGGGCCAGCATGAGGGAACTTGGCCTCCTcatcttcttcctttttatcGGAgtcattttgttttccagtgctGTTTACTTTGCAGAAGCTGACGAGCCTGCCACCCATTTTCAAAGCATCCCAGATGCCTTTTGGTGGGCCGTAGTGACCATGACTACGGTCGGTTATGGGGACATGAAACCCATAACCGTGGGCGGGAAGATAGTCGGGTCCCTGTGTGCCATTGCAGGAGTGTTAACCATTGCTTTACCAGTGCCAGTGATTGTCTCCAATTTTAACTATTTCTACCACAGAGAAACTGAGAACGAAGAGCACACGCAGATGATGCAAAATGCTGTCAGTTGCCCTTACCTCCCTACAAATTTACTGAAGAAATTTAGGAGCGCATCATCTTCGTCCACAGAGGATAAATCAGAGTATTTGGAGATGGAAGAAGGAGTTAAAGAATCTCTTTGTGTAAAGGAGACTAAAAGTCAGGACACGGGGAATAGCAGTGagtcagagaagaaaaactgtGTAAATTCAAATTCTGTGGAAACTGATGTGTAG